In Flavobacterium okayamense, a single window of DNA contains:
- a CDS encoding tetratricopeptide repeat protein, with translation MATYNKRGYKAPKPQEEKVENEFEEVLETGDSTTAEVFDTLDETANKTEEWVARNQKPILGVVVAIAVVTLGYFFYNKFMVEPKEEEALSGMYQAQTYFNDALANAEAKDSLFNLALNGGEGKLGFIGIAEQYSGTDSGNLANYYAGMSYLQMGDFKNAETYLLKFKSDDAILNAMALGALGDVYSELNKVDDAIASYKKAAASNENDYTAPRFLYKAAQLALLNNKKAEAHELFTQIKDKYEDSREAMNVETYVEMTK, from the coding sequence ATGGCAACATATAACAAAAGAGGATATAAAGCTCCGAAACCGCAAGAAGAAAAAGTTGAAAATGAGTTTGAAGAAGTTTTAGAAACTGGCGATAGTACAACGGCTGAGGTTTTTGATACTCTTGATGAAACAGCTAATAAAACGGAAGAATGGGTTGCTAGAAATCAAAAACCTATCTTAGGTGTAGTGGTAGCGATTGCTGTTGTAACTTTAGGTTACTTCTTTTATAATAAATTTATGGTAGAGCCAAAAGAAGAAGAGGCTTTAAGTGGAATGTATCAAGCGCAAACTTATTTTAATGATGCATTAGCAAATGCAGAAGCAAAAGATTCATTGTTTAATTTAGCGTTAAATGGTGGTGAAGGAAAATTAGGTTTTATTGGTATTGCTGAACAATATTCAGGTACTGATTCAGGAAACTTAGCAAATTACTATGCTGGAATGTCTTATTTACAAATGGGAGATTTCAAAAATGCTGAAACATACTTGTTAAAATTTAAATCTGACGATGCAATTTTAAATGCAATGGCATTAGGAGCATTAGGAGATGTGTATTCAGAATTAAATAAAGTTGATGATGCAATTGCTTCTTACAAGAAAGCAGCTGCTTCAAACGAAAACGATTATACAGCGCCAAGATTTTTATACAAAGCGGCTCAATTAGCTTTATTAAACAACAAGAAAGCAGAAGCTCACGAATTGTTTACTCAAATTAAAGATAAGTACGAAGATTCTAGAGAAGCGATGAATGTTGAGACTTATGTTGAAATGACAAAATAA
- a CDS encoding rhomboid family intramembrane serine protease, with translation MPILDDLKLQYKLGGIVQKLIFWNVGAFILSLVFFYQFKTGRFVYPNWLALYSFFDVFIAKPWTLVSYMFLHGGFLHLLFNMLVLHFSGRLFTTFFTERQLFGLYVLGGIFSGVIFVLIYSLLGISSVLVGASGAIMGILIATAVYSPYMIVRLALIGNVKLWHIAAVLLIMDLLQLPIDNSGGHLAHLAGAFFGFLYVKMLQRGIDLSMPISKLQDSLVNLSKPKKKTPFKKVHKNQYSQKTQSSFKKDINQKKIDDILDKISQSGYDSLTKEEKEFLFKAGK, from the coding sequence ATGCCAATTTTAGACGATTTAAAATTACAATACAAACTAGGAGGAATAGTACAAAAACTAATCTTCTGGAATGTTGGTGCTTTTATATTATCGTTAGTTTTCTTTTACCAATTTAAAACAGGGAGATTTGTATATCCAAATTGGCTAGCTTTATATTCATTCTTTGATGTATTTATTGCAAAACCTTGGACACTGGTAAGTTATATGTTTTTACATGGAGGATTTTTACATTTATTATTCAACATGCTAGTATTGCACTTTTCAGGAAGATTATTTACCACTTTTTTTACAGAACGTCAGCTATTTGGATTATATGTATTAGGAGGTATATTTTCTGGAGTCATTTTTGTTTTAATCTATTCTTTGTTAGGTATTTCTTCAGTTTTAGTTGGGGCAAGTGGTGCTATAATGGGAATTCTTATTGCAACAGCAGTATATTCACCTTATATGATTGTTAGACTAGCTTTAATTGGAAATGTCAAGCTTTGGCATATCGCTGCAGTTTTATTAATAATGGATTTATTACAATTGCCTATTGACAATAGTGGTGGACATTTAGCGCATTTAGCCGGTGCTTTTTTTGGTTTTTTATACGTTAAAATGCTTCAAAGAGGAATTGATTTATCTATGCCAATTTCAAAACTTCAGGATAGTTTAGTAAATTTAAGTAAACCAAAAAAGAAGACACCATTTAAGAAAGTCCATAAAAATCAATATTCTCAAAAAACACAATCAAGTTTTAAAAAAGATATCAATCAAAAAAAGATAGATGATATTTTAGATAAAATTAGTCAATCGGGCTACGATAGTTTGACGAAAGAAGAAAAAGAATTTTTATTTAAAGCAGGAAAATAA
- the mutL gene encoding DNA mismatch repair endonuclease MutL, protein MSSIIQLLPDHVANQIAAGEVVQRPASVVKELMENSIDAKATDIKLVIKDAGKTLIQVIDNGAGMSVTDARLCFERHATSKIRHAEDLFDLHTKGFRGEALASIAAIAHVELKTKQDQEELGTHIIIEGSKFVSQEVAVLPKGTSFLVKNLFFNIPARRNFLKSDSVEMRHIVDEFQRVALAHPTIYFTLIHNGSEVFNLPASNYRQRIVNILGGKTNEKLVPVTEETEIVKISGFIGKPEFAKKNRGEQFFFVNNRFIKSGYLHHAIMSAYEGLLKEGNQPSYFLYLEVPPHTIDINIHPTKTEIKFDDEQSLYAILRASVKHSLGQFNVAPVLDFERDPNLDTPYDYKDKDSSTPLIQVNANFNPFATETKTKSSGSSVSYASKSNHFPKKESASWESLYVDLKTDTEEVASISFESSAVTGSLFDENEVEKSTTTYQIHKKYIVSSIKSGMLVVDQNKAHQRILYEKFLENITVHSASSQQLLFPLHLYFSTEEIEFIKELQPSLENTGFQFDEIHSDSIQISGIPVNVQESEVSIVLEELISNLQNEIPENSFSLNDGIAKTMAKSLAIKTGTSITVKEQENLVNSLFACKDPNVSPFNKPTFITLSVEDLDKKFAI, encoded by the coding sequence ATGTCGAGTATCATTCAGTTATTACCGGATCATGTAGCGAATCAAATTGCAGCCGGAGAAGTGGTACAACGACCTGCTTCTGTGGTTAAGGAATTAATGGAAAACAGTATCGATGCGAAAGCAACCGATATTAAATTGGTTATTAAGGATGCTGGAAAAACCTTAATTCAAGTGATTGATAATGGTGCCGGAATGAGCGTAACTGATGCGCGTTTGTGTTTCGAGCGTCATGCTACTTCTAAAATCCGTCATGCTGAAGATTTATTCGATTTACACACCAAAGGTTTCCGTGGTGAAGCTTTAGCTTCCATTGCTGCAATTGCTCATGTTGAGCTTAAAACCAAACAGGATCAAGAAGAGTTAGGTACGCACATTATTATTGAAGGCAGTAAGTTTGTCTCACAAGAAGTAGCTGTTTTACCGAAAGGAACCTCTTTTTTGGTTAAAAATTTATTTTTTAATATTCCTGCAAGACGAAATTTCTTAAAATCAGATTCGGTCGAAATGCGTCACATTGTTGATGAATTTCAGCGAGTAGCTTTAGCGCATCCTACTATTTATTTTACGTTAATTCATAACGGAAGTGAAGTGTTTAATTTGCCGGCTTCTAATTATCGCCAGCGTATCGTAAATATTTTAGGAGGAAAAACGAATGAGAAATTAGTTCCAGTAACTGAAGAAACGGAAATTGTAAAAATTAGCGGATTCATTGGTAAACCTGAGTTTGCTAAGAAGAATAGAGGCGAGCAATTTTTCTTTGTGAACAACCGATTTATTAAAAGTGGTTATTTGCATCATGCAATAATGAGTGCTTATGAAGGTTTGTTAAAAGAAGGCAATCAGCCGAGTTATTTTTTATATCTTGAAGTTCCACCGCATACAATTGATATCAATATTCATCCAACAAAGACTGAAATTAAGTTTGATGATGAGCAATCATTATATGCTATTTTGCGTGCTTCAGTGAAGCACAGTTTAGGCCAATTTAATGTAGCGCCCGTTTTAGATTTTGAGCGAGATCCAAATTTAGATACGCCTTACGATTATAAAGACAAAGATTCTTCTACGCCATTAATTCAAGTAAATGCTAATTTTAATCCGTTTGCAACTGAAACAAAAACAAAATCTTCTGGAAGTTCAGTTTCTTATGCGTCAAAAAGTAATCATTTTCCTAAAAAAGAGTCGGCTTCTTGGGAAAGTTTATATGTCGATTTAAAAACAGATACTGAAGAAGTGGCTTCGATTTCTTTTGAAAGTTCAGCAGTTACAGGTTCATTATTTGATGAAAATGAAGTTGAAAAATCGACAACCACATACCAAATTCACAAAAAATATATTGTAAGTTCTATCAAATCAGGAATGTTAGTGGTTGATCAAAATAAAGCACATCAGCGTATTTTATACGAAAAGTTCCTTGAGAATATTACGGTTCATAGTGCTTCAAGTCAGCAATTGTTGTTTCCGTTGCATTTATATTTTTCAACCGAAGAAATTGAATTTATAAAAGAATTACAACCTTCATTAGAAAACACGGGTTTTCAATTTGATGAAATTCATTCAGATTCCATCCAAATTTCTGGAATTCCCGTAAATGTACAAGAGAGTGAAGTCTCTATTGTATTAGAGGAATTAATTTCGAATTTACAAAATGAAATTCCAGAAAATAGCTTTTCACTAAACGATGGAATTGCAAAAACGATGGCGAAAAGTTTAGCCATAAAAACGGGTACAAGCATTACGGTAAAAGAACAAGAAAATTTAGTTAATTCATTATTTGCTTGTAAAGACCCAAACGTTTCACCTTTTAATAAACCAACTTTCATTACGTTAAGTGTGGAAGATTTAGATAAAAAATTCGCTATATGA
- the murB gene encoding UDP-N-acetylmuramate dehydrogenase translates to MNYQHNFSLKNYNTFGIKALAKSFVEVTSTEELTQVLKDNQDIFILGGGSNMLLTQNIEKLVVHVNLKGIEVVKEDDNFVWVKGNAGENWHEFVQWCIAKDFGGIENLSLIPGNVGTTPIQNIGAYGVEIKDTMYRCEAMNIETQQMQTFTNAECEFAYRESIFKNELKGQFIITSVIYKLTKKNHNLNTSYGAIDAELAKMNIENPTIKNISEAVIAIRSSKLPNPKELGNSGSFFKNPIISKELYEKAVQQFSEMPHYKVSETEVKVPAGWLIEQAGFKGKRFGDAGIHKNQALVLVNYGEATGKEIYDLSKLIQKTVLEKFGIAIEAEVNII, encoded by the coding sequence ATGAACTACCAACATAATTTTTCTCTAAAAAACTACAATACTTTCGGCATTAAAGCACTAGCAAAATCATTTGTTGAAGTTACTTCAACTGAGGAATTGACACAAGTTTTAAAAGATAATCAAGATATTTTTATTTTGGGTGGCGGAAGTAATATGCTATTGACGCAAAACATTGAAAAATTAGTCGTTCATGTTAACTTAAAAGGCATTGAAGTTGTAAAAGAAGACGATAATTTCGTTTGGGTAAAAGGAAATGCAGGCGAAAATTGGCACGAATTTGTACAATGGTGTATTGCAAAAGATTTCGGTGGTATTGAAAACTTATCGCTGATTCCTGGAAATGTTGGTACAACACCTATTCAAAATATTGGTGCGTATGGCGTAGAAATTAAAGATACGATGTATAGGTGCGAAGCCATGAATATTGAAACCCAACAAATGCAAACTTTCACCAATGCTGAATGTGAGTTTGCGTATCGTGAAAGTATTTTTAAAAACGAATTAAAAGGACAATTCATCATTACTTCGGTTATCTATAAACTGACAAAGAAAAATCACAACCTCAACACTTCGTATGGCGCAATTGATGCTGAATTAGCAAAAATGAATATTGAAAATCCAACAATAAAAAATATTAGCGAAGCAGTAATTGCGATTCGTAGTAGTAAACTACCCAATCCGAAAGAATTAGGAAACAGTGGAAGTTTCTTCAAAAATCCTATTATTTCAAAAGAACTTTACGAAAAAGCAGTGCAACAATTTTCAGAAATGCCACACTATAAAGTTTCCGAAACCGAAGTTAAAGTTCCAGCGGGTTGGCTAATTGAACAAGCTGGTTTTAAAGGAAAGCGTTTCGGCGATGCGGGCATTCATAAAAATCAGGCTTTAGTTTTAGTGAATTATGGTGAAGCGACTGGAAAAGAAATTTATGATTTATCGAAATTGATTCAAAAAACAGTTTTAGAGAAGTTCGGAATTGCAATTGAAGCGGAAGTGAATATTATTTAA
- a CDS encoding rhomboid family intramembrane serine protease: MMRMTDMVKHLLIINIIFFVGSFLAPQAQELLALHYFENDRFRIWQPLTHMFMHGGIGHIFFNMFALVMFGSTLEHFWGGKKFLFFYISCGLGAMLLHTAVNYYSVHEGVSILIENGFSKQEIYSLLNEEKYNLQWQEFLSPTVFQNMTQGFIGVAVGASGAIYGLLVAYAFMFPNAELMLIFLPVPIKAKYFVPGLLLMDLYLGLNGNPILGGSTGIAHFAHIGGAIIGFVMMWYWKKNQFDRNRWDR; this comes from the coding sequence ATGATGAGAATGACCGATATGGTTAAGCATTTGCTTATCATAAATATTATATTTTTTGTAGGTAGTTTTCTTGCTCCACAAGCGCAAGAATTATTAGCCTTGCATTATTTTGAAAACGATAGATTTAGAATTTGGCAACCGTTAACGCACATGTTTATGCATGGTGGAATTGGTCATATTTTCTTTAATATGTTTGCTTTAGTCATGTTTGGTAGTACGCTAGAACATTTCTGGGGCGGAAAGAAATTTTTGTTTTTTTACATTTCTTGTGGTTTAGGAGCTATGTTGTTGCATACTGCGGTTAATTATTATTCAGTTCACGAAGGTGTCAGCATTTTGATTGAAAATGGGTTTTCAAAACAAGAAATTTATTCTTTATTGAATGAGGAAAAATACAATCTGCAATGGCAAGAGTTTTTATCTCCAACAGTTTTTCAAAATATGACACAAGGGTTTATTGGTGTTGCTGTTGGGGCTTCAGGCGCAATATATGGTTTGTTAGTAGCTTACGCATTTATGTTTCCTAATGCTGAATTAATGTTGATATTTTTACCAGTTCCTATTAAAGCAAAATATTTTGTGCCTGGATTATTGTTAATGGATTTATATTTAGGTTTAAACGGAAATCCAATTTTAGGTGGAAGTACAGGTATTGCTCATTTTGCGCATATTGGTGGCGCAATAATTGGGTTTGTTATGATGTGGTATTGGAAGAAAAATCAATTTGATAGAAACCGCTGGGATAGATAA
- a CDS encoding WbqC family protein: protein MKIILHPTYFPSISHYTAMVQANEITFEVEDNFQKQTNRNRMYIYSPNGLQLLNIPVKHSKEKHQKFKDTRIENDFDWQKNHFKSLEAAYRTSPFFEYFEDDFRPIFEKKHEFMMDLNFQIFEIVNECLGVDLPFSKTNEYFHEIQDKTDFRYLVNGKKDTFLNEEYTQVFEEKNGFLPNLSILDLLFNEGRHAVDYLKNQQL, encoded by the coding sequence ATGAAAATAATCCTTCATCCAACATATTTCCCTTCGATTAGTCATTATACGGCAATGGTTCAAGCCAATGAAATTACTTTTGAAGTAGAAGATAATTTCCAAAAACAAACCAATCGCAATCGAATGTACATTTATAGTCCAAATGGATTGCAATTGCTTAACATTCCTGTAAAACATTCAAAGGAAAAACATCAAAAGTTTAAAGATACACGAATTGAAAATGATTTTGATTGGCAAAAAAATCATTTCAAATCTTTAGAAGCTGCTTATAGGACTTCTCCATTCTTTGAATATTTTGAAGATGATTTTCGACCGATTTTTGAAAAGAAACACGAATTTATGATGGATTTGAATTTTCAAATTTTTGAAATTGTAAATGAATGTTTGGGTGTTGATTTACCTTTCAGTAAAACCAATGAATACTTTCACGAAATTCAAGACAAAACTGATTTCCGTTATTTAGTAAATGGTAAAAAAGATACATTTCTAAATGAAGAATATACACAGGTTTTCGAAGAAAAAAATGGTTTCCTTCCAAACTTGAGTATTCTTGATTTACTTTTTAACGAAGGAAGACACGCAGTTGATTATTTGAAAAATCAGCAATTGTAA
- the ribH gene encoding 6,7-dimethyl-8-ribityllumazine synthase, whose product MATENKNLSQYDKNTIPNAKDFRFGIVVSEWNDTITEGLFNGAKAALLDCGTLEENIIRWNVPGSFELTFGAKQMHETQEVDCVIVIGSVIKGETMHFEFVCEGVTQGIKDLNIVYDVPTIFCVLTDNNMQQSLDRSGGKHGNKGTEAAIAAIKMVALNRSI is encoded by the coding sequence ATGGCTACAGAAAATAAAAATTTATCTCAATACGATAAAAACACAATCCCAAACGCGAAAGATTTTCGGTTTGGGATTGTTGTTTCAGAGTGGAATGATACAATCACTGAAGGGTTGTTTAATGGTGCGAAAGCTGCATTATTAGATTGTGGAACTTTAGAAGAAAATATCATTCGTTGGAATGTTCCAGGTAGTTTCGAATTAACTTTTGGTGCCAAACAAATGCACGAAACACAAGAAGTAGATTGTGTCATTGTAATTGGAAGTGTGATTAAAGGAGAAACGATGCATTTCGAATTTGTTTGTGAAGGCGTTACACAAGGAATTAAAGATTTAAACATTGTTTACGATGTGCCAACAATCTTTTGTGTTTTAACGGATAATAATATGCAGCAATCACTTGATAGAAGTGGAGGAAAACACGGAAACAAAGGAACAGAAGCTGCAATAGCTGCTATTAAAATGGTAGCGTTGAACCGCTCAATTTAA
- the recF gene encoding DNA replication/repair protein RecF (All proteins in this family for which functions are known are DNA-binding proteins that assist the filamentation of RecA onto DNA for the initiation of recombination or recombinational repair.), which yields MFLKQLSLLNYKNISQKDFTFDSKINCFVGKNGVGKTNILDAIYHLAYTKSYFNPLAIQNIKHDEDFFLLDAVFDKENREEKIACSLKKGQKKVVKRNNKVYEKLSEHIGFIPLVIISPSDSDLISEGSETRRRFIDSVISTQDSLYLNELIQYQKLVSQRNALLKYFALNQTFDKDNLAIYDEQIVPLGNIIFEKRQQFLAQFIPIFKKYYAEISNEAESVDLVYQSQLLEKSFEDLLIENLSKDRIIQYTSSGIHKDDLSFEIEGYPVKKFGSQGQQKSFLIALKLAQFEFLKQKSGSAPILLFDDIFDKLDASRVEKIVTMVNNDVFGQIFISDTHEERTEAIVKQTHQSYKIFRL from the coding sequence GTGTTTTTAAAACAACTAAGCTTACTTAACTACAAAAATATCAGTCAGAAAGATTTTACTTTTGATAGTAAAATCAATTGTTTTGTAGGTAAAAATGGTGTTGGAAAAACTAATATTTTAGATGCTATCTATCACTTGGCATACACAAAAAGTTACTTCAACCCGCTAGCAATACAAAACATCAAACACGATGAAGATTTTTTCTTATTGGATGCTGTTTTTGACAAAGAAAATCGCGAAGAAAAAATAGCTTGTAGTCTAAAAAAAGGACAGAAGAAAGTTGTTAAGCGCAACAATAAAGTATACGAAAAACTATCGGAACACATTGGCTTTATTCCTCTCGTTATTATTTCACCTTCCGATAGTGATTTAATTTCAGAAGGAAGTGAAACGCGCAGACGTTTTATAGACAGCGTAATTTCTACTCAAGATAGTTTGTATTTGAACGAGTTAATTCAGTATCAAAAACTAGTTTCGCAACGCAATGCTTTATTGAAATACTTTGCACTTAACCAAACTTTTGATAAAGATAATTTAGCCATTTACGACGAACAAATTGTTCCGCTTGGAAACATTATTTTTGAGAAACGCCAACAATTTTTAGCGCAGTTTATTCCGATTTTCAAAAAGTATTACGCCGAAATTTCAAATGAAGCAGAAAGTGTTGATTTGGTTTACCAAAGTCAGTTATTAGAAAAGTCTTTCGAGGATTTATTAATTGAAAACCTTAGTAAAGATAGAATCATTCAATACACAAGCTCGGGCATTCATAAAGATGATTTGTCTTTTGAAATTGAAGGATATCCAGTGAAGAAATTTGGTTCACAAGGTCAACAAAAATCGTTCTTAATTGCATTGAAATTGGCGCAATTCGAATTTTTAAAACAAAAAAGTGGTTCGGCTCCTATTCTACTTTTTGATGATATTTTTGATAAATTAGATGCTTCAAGAGTAGAAAAAATTGTAACTATGGTAAATAATGATGTTTTCGGACAAATTTTTATTTCCGATACACATGAAGAACGAACCGAAGCTATAGTAAAACAAACGCATCAATCGTATAAGATATTTAGGTTATAG
- the lepB gene encoding signal peptidase I — protein sequence METSSWILFILLVQVIHGLGTWKLYIKAGRKAWEAFVPIYNAIVLMKIINRPTWWTLLLFIPIINLFMFPIVWIETLRTFGKKSTLDMILGIVTLGFYIAYVNYTQEVTYFANRDLKAPTKAMDTIGSLAFAIVVATFVHTYFIQPFTIPTSSLEKSLLVGDFLFVSKFNYGARTPMTTVAAPMVHDTLPIVHTKSYTKWPQLPYFRLPGYQKVERNDIVVFNWPVDTVYQFRDGLHRFAEKPVDKKSNYVKRCVGVPGDKIEIVNGELIVNNDKLILPNRSKVQFSYSVKFKEGSEIDNSFLYSLNTYNNDKFQRLNNFVYFPSLTEESLARLKSLSNIESLTKNIDTTNTRFSYIFKLKPDFKNSDLPSIIQRLRENNISAVIRDTDNLLFVDYPENEIADFLMKHKSVESTHKKAPIFPHNDYNWTQDNLGPIYIPEAGKTVPLNKETLPFYKRIITDYEHNTLQVNGDEILINGQLAKDYTFKQNYYWMMGDNRHNSEDSRYWGYVPEDHIVGKPIFIWMSIDGINDGIKNWKIRWDRLFTTVSGEGQPKSYFSYFLVLLALYFVGEYFWKKKKKAKEVN from the coding sequence ATGGAAACATCAAGTTGGATTTTATTCATATTATTAGTTCAGGTTATTCACGGATTAGGAACTTGGAAATTATACATAAAAGCAGGTAGAAAAGCTTGGGAAGCATTTGTTCCTATTTATAATGCTATTGTGCTGATGAAAATAATCAATCGTCCAACATGGTGGACATTATTACTCTTCATTCCAATTATTAACTTGTTTATGTTTCCAATTGTATGGATTGAAACTTTAAGAACTTTTGGTAAAAAATCAACTCTTGATATGATTCTTGGAATTGTAACGCTGGGATTTTATATCGCTTATGTAAATTACACTCAAGAGGTAACCTATTTTGCAAATCGTGATTTAAAAGCGCCAACAAAAGCTATGGATACAATTGGTTCTTTAGCATTTGCAATTGTTGTTGCAACTTTTGTTCATACTTATTTCATCCAACCTTTTACTATTCCAACTTCGTCTTTAGAAAAATCTTTATTAGTTGGAGATTTCTTATTTGTAAGTAAATTTAATTATGGAGCTAGAACACCAATGACAACTGTTGCCGCTCCAATGGTTCACGATACCTTACCAATTGTACACACAAAATCGTATACTAAATGGCCTCAATTACCTTATTTTAGATTACCTGGTTATCAAAAAGTTGAACGCAATGACATTGTAGTTTTCAACTGGCCTGTTGATACGGTTTATCAATTCAGAGATGGTTTACACAGATTTGCTGAAAAACCAGTTGACAAAAAATCAAATTATGTAAAGAGATGTGTTGGAGTTCCTGGAGATAAAATAGAAATTGTTAATGGAGAATTAATTGTAAACAACGATAAATTAATCTTACCTAATCGCTCTAAAGTTCAATTCTCATATTCAGTAAAATTTAAAGAAGGTTCAGAAATTGATAATTCATTTTTATATAGTCTAAACACATATAATAATGATAAATTCCAAAGACTCAACAACTTTGTTTATTTTCCTTCATTAACAGAAGAAAGTCTGGCAAGGCTTAAAAGTTTGTCAAATATAGAGTCTCTAACAAAAAACATAGACACCACAAACACAAGGTTTTCATATATTTTTAAATTAAAACCTGATTTTAAAAATAGTGACCTTCCCTCTATTATTCAAAGATTAAGAGAAAATAATATAAGTGCTGTCATTAGAGACACCGATAATTTACTTTTTGTTGACTATCCTGAAAATGAGATAGCTGACTTTTTAATGAAACATAAATCAGTTGAATCCACACATAAAAAAGCACCTATTTTCCCTCACAATGATTATAATTGGACTCAAGACAACCTTGGCCCAATTTATATTCCTGAAGCTGGAAAAACTGTTCCTTTAAATAAAGAAACTTTACCTTTTTATAAAAGAATTATAACTGATTACGAACACAATACTTTACAAGTTAATGGTGATGAAATTTTAATCAATGGACAATTAGCTAAAGATTATACTTTCAAACAAAACTACTATTGGATGATGGGAGATAATCGTCATAATTCTGAAGATTCTCGTTATTGGGGTTACGTTCCTGAAGATCACATAGTAGGAAAACCAATTTTTATATGGATGAGTATTGATGGAATTAATGATGGTATTAAAAATTGGAAAATTCGTTGGGACAGATTATTTACAACAGTTTCTGGTGAAGGACAACCCAAATCTTATTTTAGTTACTTTTTAGTGTTATTAGCTTTATATTTTGTAGGCGAATACTTTTGGAAGAAGAAAAAGAAAGCTAAAGAAGTAAATTAA
- a CDS encoding endonuclease/exonuclease/phosphatase family protein, giving the protein MNKESFASRLVFFCNKVLALVTILAYILPFLAPKLFPFLSVLTLILPFFIVLNAIFFVFWALQLKRKMILSGLVLFFGITFVSKLYKFSETDLPKESTDFSLMSYNVRLFNLYEWLPAKDIPEQITEVIQDYNPDILCLQEYSPNDKVRLRNFPYKFIEVDGGKNKYGQAIYSKFEIVNKGEIDFPNSSNNVLFVDVVNQKDTIRVYSMHLQSIKISTDIHEKIDENKSKFIFKRISEAFSEQQLQAEMIKEHYNSCKYPKIICGDMNNSAFSYVYRTIKGEMKDAFEMAGTGFGKSYNFDFYPARIDYIFTENEFEIKEFKNNTKVKLSDHFPIYTRVSLEKK; this is encoded by the coding sequence ATGAATAAAGAATCGTTTGCAAGTAGGCTGGTTTTCTTTTGCAATAAAGTTTTAGCTTTAGTGACGATTCTTGCTTATATATTACCTTTTTTAGCGCCTAAGTTGTTTCCATTTTTAAGTGTTCTTACATTAATCTTACCTTTTTTTATTGTATTAAATGCTATCTTTTTTGTCTTTTGGGCATTGCAATTAAAACGGAAAATGATTTTGTCGGGTTTGGTTTTATTTTTTGGAATTACATTCGTTAGTAAATTATATAAGTTTTCAGAAACCGATTTACCAAAGGAATCGACAGATTTCTCTTTGATGAGCTATAACGTTCGTTTGTTTAATTTGTACGAATGGTTGCCTGCTAAAGACATTCCAGAGCAAATTACAGAAGTCATTCAAGATTACAATCCAGATATTTTATGTCTGCAAGAATATTCACCTAACGATAAGGTTCGTTTACGTAATTTTCCTTATAAATTTATTGAAGTTGATGGAGGGAAAAACAAATACGGACAAGCTATTTATTCTAAATTTGAAATTGTAAATAAGGGTGAAATCGACTTTCCTAATTCAAGTAATAATGTACTTTTTGTTGATGTTGTAAACCAAAAAGATACCATTCGTGTATACAGTATGCATTTACAATCCATTAAGATAAGCACTGATATTCATGAGAAAATTGATGAAAATAAATCAAAATTTATCTTTAAGAGAATTAGTGAGGCTTTTAGCGAACAACAATTGCAAGCCGAAATGATTAAGGAACATTATAATAGCTGTAAGTATCCAAAAATTATTTGTGGAGATATGAATAACAGTGCTTTTTCATACGTGTATCGCACAATTAAAGGCGAAATGAAAGATGCTTTTGAAATGGCGGGAACAGGTTTTGGTAAATCATACAATTTTGATTTTTATCCTGCGCGAATTGATTATATTTTCACTGAAAATGAATTCGAAATAAAAGAATTTAAAAACAATACCAAAGTAAAATTAAGCGATCACTTTCCTATTTATACTCGTGTAAGTTTAGAGAAAAAATAA
- a CDS encoding riboflavin synthase subunit beta: protein MGLLAKRKNKKFSYQPRFYDDKGEGNPFEIKHKFDEFRVTVGSDKGLKTKLIKALNDYKHNENKEANRRILIIVGVLLLLFLFIIDFDLSIFKIK from the coding sequence ATGGGACTTTTAGCCAAAAGAAAAAACAAAAAATTTAGTTATCAACCTCGTTTTTATGATGATAAAGGCGAAGGGAATCCGTTTGAAATCAAGCATAAGTTTGACGAATTTCGTGTAACCGTAGGTTCTGATAAAGGATTGAAAACTAAATTAATTAAAGCCTTAAACGATTATAAACATAACGAAAACAAAGAAGCTAATAGACGAATATTAATAATAGTTGGTGTTTTATTACTGCTATTTTTATTCATTATTGACTTCGATTTATCGATCTTCAAAATCAAATAA